DNA from Polaribacter sp. NJDZ03:
TTGTTATTTTTTTATTGATTAGATTGGACGCTTAAGAACTCTCTTTTAAGCTTTTATTTTTATAGGTATTAACTCTTCTACACCTCTTGGAGCTTGCTCTTCTTCCTCTTCTGTTGAGAATTTAATAGTTAATGCCACAATACCTGTAACTACAACGACAAAACCAATTAGTAAATATCCGCTAGACACCGCGCTTGAAGATGCCGCAGACTGTGCTGCCTTAACAACCTCTGCACTTAAACCTTCACTAGATAAAATTGCTGATTTTTCTGCCAATGCAGATTTAGATTTTAACAACATTGCTGCTAAAAAAGCACCTACATTACCTCCTGCTCCAACAATTCCAGAAACAGAACCAATTGCTTTCTTATTGATAAATGGCACTACAGAAAACGTTGCTCCTTCTGCCATTTGAACACTTAAACTAAATAAAATTAATAATACAACTCCTAAAACTAAACTGGTTGCTCCAGAGAAAAATATCAACATTACTCCTTGTAATGTTAAAATGAAAGATAAGAATAAAACACGACCTCTTAATCCTTTTAATTTACCGAATTTATCACCAAAGAAACCACCTAAAGTTCTTGCAAAAATATTCATCAATGCAAATGATAAAACAATGTTACCAGCAGTTACTCTTTGTAATTGAAACGTATTTTGAAGATAATCATCCATAGTTCCATAAACGGTTAATTCAATTCCGAAACTTGCTGCATAGACTACAAAAAGAATCCAAACCCTATAATCTTTTAATACTTCTAAAAAACCAACTTGGTCTTTTTTAGTAACCACCATTTCTCCAGCTTCTTTTAACTCGCTA
Protein-coding regions in this window:
- a CDS encoding MFS transporter, encoding MINLAQEKSTKLSLFDFKNVATRTFWITSISFFLCFFAWFGIVPFMPDVVKDLGLTPDQKWNSIILAVSGTVFARLLIGKLCDKYGPRICYTWLLMLGAIPVILCGLVQTPTQFLVCRLFIGFIGASFVITQVHTSLMFAPNIVGTANATSAGWGNLGGGANRLGMPLIAAAVVAFGVADGEAWRYSMVIAGIVCFAMGIVYYFFTTDTPKGNFSELKEAGEMVVTKKDQVGFLEVLKDYRVWILFVVYAASFGIELTVYGTMDDYLQNTFQLQRVTAGNIVLSFALMNIFARTLGGFFGDKFGKLKGLRGRVLFLSFILTLQGVMLIFFSGATSLVLGVVLLILFSLSVQMAEGATFSVVPFINKKAIGSVSGIVGAGGNVGAFLAAMLLKSKSALAEKSAILSSEGLSAEVVKAAQSAASSSAVSSGYLLIGFVVVVTGIVALTIKFSTEEEEEQAPRGVEELIPIKIKA